In a genomic window of Pontibacter liquoris:
- a CDS encoding helix-turn-helix domain-containing protein, with the protein MRTIKFDKTRCGVEVLLRVGLGKELKEAYLDTEVYNTDYFEILLFRKAKGHLVLNQRKISLSDNIIIFISPFQKRQWQLDPEHLDFTFLIFQEDFLNEFFADKLFTYRLLYFYQLDYPLRMQVTAGYIQKACSTLTEIHAELREANPDSEHLIRSLLYYLLLKLNRDYAQQNNLPLDKPEHNYAYQFKKLLELHIKEKQRISEYAELLGISRITLNKAVQAQFGVAATHLLKQRLLFEIKNHLLHSDLTIIEIAHELHFSEPNHLMRFFKTQTGQTITAFLTDYQNGSKSGRIGS; encoded by the coding sequence TTGAGAACAATAAAATTCGATAAAACCAGGTGCGGCGTAGAGGTCTTGCTTCGGGTAGGCTTGGGCAAGGAGTTGAAAGAGGCCTACCTGGATACGGAAGTTTACAACACTGACTACTTTGAAATCCTGCTATTCCGGAAAGCGAAAGGCCATTTGGTATTAAACCAACGGAAGATCAGCCTCTCAGATAATATCATCATTTTTATCTCGCCTTTTCAGAAGCGACAATGGCAACTGGACCCGGAGCACCTGGACTTCACGTTCCTGATCTTCCAGGAAGACTTCCTCAACGAATTTTTTGCCGATAAGCTGTTTACCTACCGGCTACTGTACTTCTACCAACTGGATTACCCGCTGCGTATGCAAGTCACCGCCGGGTATATTCAGAAAGCCTGCAGTACACTCACCGAAATCCACGCTGAACTTAGGGAAGCAAACCCAGACAGTGAACATCTGATCCGCTCCCTGCTCTATTATTTACTGCTCAAGCTTAACCGGGATTATGCCCAGCAAAACAACTTGCCACTCGATAAGCCGGAGCACAACTATGCTTACCAGTTCAAGAAGCTGCTGGAGCTGCACATCAAGGAAAAACAGCGGATCAGTGAGTATGCGGAGCTGTTGGGAATCAGCAGGATCACACTTAACAAAGCAGTACAGGCCCAATTCGGCGTAGCGGCCACGCATTTACTAAAGCAACGGCTGCTCTTTGAGATCAAAAATCACCTACTCCATTCTGATTTAACTATAATCGAGATCGCGCACGAACTTCACTTCTCTGAGCCCAACCACCTGATGCGATTCTTTAAAACCCAAACCGGCCAGACCATTACTGCTTTCCTTACCGATTATCAAAATGGTAGCAAGTCAGGGCGCATTGGTAGCTAA
- a CDS encoding MBL fold metallo-hydrolase: MATSASIQLIRNATLIIHYAGKKILVDPMLMPKDSFDPLAGKARNPMVGLPVSIEEIVKDVDLVLVTHTHPDHFDPVASATLNKSIKLINQPADAEYFQKEGFTKAETIQESTIWNGITITRTGGAHGSGEILKQMGTVSGFVLQATGQPTIYIVGDSIWIDEVAQALQKYTPDYIVVNSGGAAFPGFETTPILMEEEQTMTLLQESGKAKVIAVHMEALDHCRTTRSSLHQKAAEAGIAKDKLVIPQDGEVVTL, from the coding sequence ATGGCAACAAGCGCAAGTATACAGTTAATCCGGAATGCAACACTGATCATCCATTATGCCGGTAAGAAGATATTGGTAGACCCCATGCTGATGCCCAAGGATTCTTTTGATCCGTTGGCAGGCAAGGCGAGAAACCCGATGGTGGGTTTACCTGTGTCCATTGAGGAAATTGTAAAGGACGTGGACCTGGTGCTGGTAACGCATACCCATCCCGACCACTTCGACCCGGTGGCAAGTGCCACCCTGAACAAAAGTATAAAGCTGATCAATCAGCCTGCCGATGCGGAATATTTTCAGAAGGAAGGCTTTACCAAGGCCGAAACCATACAGGAAAGCACCATTTGGAACGGCATCACCATCACCAGAACAGGGGGAGCACACGGCAGTGGCGAGATCCTGAAGCAAATGGGCACTGTGTCCGGCTTCGTGCTACAAGCTACGGGGCAGCCTACCATCTACATTGTAGGCGACAGCATCTGGATAGACGAAGTGGCGCAGGCCCTCCAAAAGTATACACCGGATTACATTGTTGTTAACTCCGGCGGTGCAGCTTTCCCTGGTTTTGAAACAACGCCTATTCTGATGGAAGAGGAGCAAACCATGACGTTGCTACAAGAGAGTGGAAAAGCTAAGGTTATAGCCGTGCACATGGAGGCCCTGGACCATTGCCGCACCACCAGAAGCTCGCTGCACCAGAAAGCAGCGGAAGCAGGTATTGCAAAAGATAAACTGGTGATTCCGCAGGATGGTGAAGTGGTAACGCTATAA
- a CDS encoding alpha/beta fold hydrolase, translating into MNALKRNHVTISGKGHRPMLFAHGYGCDQNMWRYITPAFEENYKIILFDHIGFGNSDTSTYTSEHYTSLEAYAADVLEICQELQLQDVIFVGHSVSAMIGVLAAVKKPERFSKLVLISPSPCFINDGTYVGGFKREDIDNLLGALEGDYLGWSETMAPVIMGNPDRPELGQELSGSFCRSNEKIARDFARLTFLSDNRKQLPLVKINTLILQCSDDAIAPLCVGEYTHQQIQGSKLVVLEATGHCPNLSAPQETIAAMRSFV; encoded by the coding sequence ATGAACGCCCTTAAAAGAAATCATGTCACCATCAGTGGAAAAGGCCATCGGCCAATGCTGTTTGCACACGGCTACGGCTGCGACCAGAACATGTGGCGCTACATAACGCCTGCCTTTGAAGAGAATTACAAGATCATCCTTTTCGATCATATCGGCTTTGGGAATTCAGATACATCCACATATACTTCAGAACATTATACTTCGCTGGAGGCGTATGCAGCTGATGTTTTGGAAATTTGCCAGGAACTGCAGCTGCAGGATGTCATATTTGTAGGTCATTCGGTTAGTGCCATGATCGGGGTACTGGCTGCCGTCAAGAAGCCGGAACGATTTTCGAAACTGGTCCTGATCAGTCCTTCGCCCTGTTTTATCAATGATGGTACGTATGTGGGTGGTTTCAAAAGAGAAGACATTGATAACTTGCTTGGCGCGCTGGAAGGCGACTACCTGGGCTGGTCTGAAACGATGGCCCCCGTGATCATGGGCAATCCGGACAGGCCGGAACTAGGCCAGGAGCTGTCAGGAAGCTTCTGTAGGAGCAACGAAAAAATTGCCCGCGACTTTGCCCGTCTAACCTTTCTTTCAGACAACCGGAAGCAGTTGCCGTTAGTGAAAATTAATACATTGATTTTGCAGTGTTCTGACGACGCTATTGCGCCTTTATGCGTAGGAGAGTATACGCATCAGCAGATACAGGGAAGCAAGCTGGTGGTGCTGGAGGCAACAGGGCACTGCCCGAACCTGAGCGCGCCACAAGAGACCATTGCAGCGATGAGAAGCTTTGTATAA
- a CDS encoding heavy metal translocating P-type ATPase, with protein MATDNNETIYLPLEDVESEHCALIVDKGLAHVKGIESHRVELNNHRAAITVNDPEVVADAVKAIKDLGYGVPTVKNSFPVLGMTCASCASSAESIAKATEGVVAASVNFATGNLAVEYLPNMTDAGKLQKALQSVGYDLLVEDESTQQETLEAIHQKKFQQLRKKTILAVLLSLPVVAIGMFFMKIPYANQIMWFFSTPVVLWLGKDFFVNAWKQAKHRSANMDTLVALSTGIAYVFSVFNMLYPGFWHQRGLHAHVYFEAAAVVIAFILLGKLLEEKAKGNTSSAIKKLMGLQPKTVTVIAADGNEKQVAIEDVTAGDIILVKPGEKIAVDGMVTSGNSYVDESMLSGEPVPVLKTENEKVFAGTINQKGSFQFKAVKVGKETMLAHIIKMVQDAQGSKAPVQKLVDKIAGIFVPVVMGIAILTFILWLILGGDNGVVQGLLAAVTVLVIACPCALGLATPTAIMVGVGKGAESGILIKDAESLELAKKVNAIVLDKTGTITEGKPEVTGIKWLGNDDAASPILFSIEKQSEHPLAEAVVKHLEGTQTTSFSYFESITGKGVKAIQNGETYLVGNKKLLAENNVAIDKELQLQADEWSRLSKTVIWFADSTKALSVLAISDKIKESSVAAIRQLQDAGIALYMLTGDNEATAKAIAEQTGLQHYKAEVLPQHKADFVKELQKQGKTVAMVGDGINDSTALATADVSIAMGKGSDIAMDVAKMTIISSDLTKIPQAIRLSKQTVATIKQNLFWAFIYNVIGIPIAAGILYPVNGFLLNPMIAGAAMALSSVSVVSNSLRLKWKK; from the coding sequence ATGGCAACAGATAATAACGAAACGATCTATCTTCCGCTGGAAGATGTCGAAAGCGAACACTGCGCCTTGATCGTAGATAAAGGGCTGGCACACGTGAAAGGCATAGAAAGCCATCGGGTGGAGCTGAATAATCACAGAGCCGCTATAACGGTCAATGATCCCGAAGTGGTAGCGGATGCGGTGAAAGCGATCAAGGATCTGGGTTACGGTGTTCCTACCGTAAAAAATTCTTTTCCTGTATTGGGGATGACGTGTGCCTCCTGCGCCAGTAGTGCGGAAAGCATTGCCAAGGCTACCGAAGGCGTGGTTGCTGCTTCCGTGAACTTTGCGACAGGCAACCTTGCTGTGGAGTATTTGCCCAACATGACGGATGCCGGCAAGCTGCAAAAGGCTTTACAATCCGTGGGGTACGACCTGTTGGTGGAAGATGAGTCCACCCAGCAGGAAACCCTGGAGGCGATACACCAGAAAAAATTCCAGCAGTTAAGGAAGAAAACCATCCTGGCGGTGCTGCTGTCACTTCCCGTGGTAGCCATCGGCATGTTCTTCATGAAAATCCCTTATGCCAACCAGATCATGTGGTTTTTCTCTACCCCGGTGGTGCTTTGGCTGGGCAAAGACTTTTTCGTTAACGCCTGGAAACAGGCCAAACACCGCTCCGCCAACATGGATACGCTGGTGGCCCTCAGTACAGGTATCGCCTATGTGTTCAGCGTGTTCAATATGCTTTACCCTGGTTTCTGGCACCAAAGAGGCCTGCATGCACACGTCTATTTTGAGGCGGCAGCGGTTGTAATTGCGTTCATCCTGCTGGGTAAATTACTGGAAGAGAAAGCCAAAGGCAACACCTCTTCCGCCATTAAAAAACTGATGGGCCTACAGCCGAAAACGGTAACTGTGATAGCAGCTGACGGCAATGAAAAGCAGGTCGCTATAGAAGATGTGACAGCAGGAGATATCATCCTGGTGAAGCCCGGTGAAAAGATCGCTGTGGACGGCATGGTGACTTCCGGCAACTCCTATGTGGATGAAAGTATGCTGAGCGGTGAGCCGGTTCCGGTGCTGAAGACGGAAAACGAAAAGGTTTTTGCCGGGACAATAAACCAGAAAGGCAGTTTCCAGTTCAAAGCCGTTAAAGTCGGGAAAGAAACCATGCTGGCCCATATCATCAAAATGGTACAGGATGCGCAGGGCAGCAAAGCACCGGTTCAGAAACTTGTCGATAAGATTGCAGGTATTTTCGTGCCGGTGGTCATGGGCATTGCGATACTTACCTTTATCTTATGGTTAATCCTAGGCGGAGATAATGGGGTGGTACAGGGCCTGTTAGCTGCCGTTACGGTGCTGGTGATTGCTTGCCCTTGTGCGCTTGGCCTGGCTACTCCTACGGCCATTATGGTAGGAGTAGGCAAAGGTGCCGAAAGCGGCATTTTGATCAAAGATGCCGAAAGCCTGGAACTGGCAAAAAAAGTAAACGCCATTGTGCTGGACAAAACCGGTACCATTACGGAAGGCAAGCCCGAGGTAACCGGCATTAAATGGCTGGGGAATGATGACGCAGCCAGCCCCATCCTTTTCAGCATTGAAAAGCAGTCCGAGCACCCGCTGGCAGAGGCCGTAGTCAAGCACCTGGAAGGAACACAAACTACTTCGTTCTCATACTTTGAAAGTATTACCGGCAAAGGTGTTAAAGCTATACAGAACGGCGAAACATACCTGGTGGGGAACAAAAAGTTGCTGGCTGAGAACAACGTTGCCATAGACAAGGAACTGCAACTGCAGGCAGATGAGTGGAGCAGGCTGTCCAAAACGGTGATCTGGTTTGCCGATAGCACAAAAGCCCTGTCGGTGCTGGCTATTTCAGACAAGATAAAGGAAAGCTCTGTGGCAGCCATCAGGCAACTACAGGATGCGGGCATTGCGCTGTATATGCTCACAGGAGATAACGAGGCAACTGCAAAGGCCATAGCTGAACAAACGGGTTTGCAACACTACAAAGCAGAAGTATTACCGCAGCACAAAGCAGATTTTGTAAAGGAACTGCAAAAGCAGGGTAAAACAGTTGCGATGGTGGGCGACGGAATCAACGACAGCACCGCGCTGGCCACCGCTGATGTGAGCATAGCCATGGGCAAAGGCAGCGATATCGCCATGGATGTCGCTAAAATGACGATCATCTCGTCAGACCTGACCAAAATACCGCAGGCCATCCGTTTATCAAAACAAACAGTTGCCACGATCAAACAGAACCTTTTCTGGGCGTTTATTTATAATGTGATCGGTATTCCGATTGCGGCAGGCATTTTATACCCGGTAAACGGCTTCCTCTTAAACCCCATGATTGCTGGTGCGGCTATGGCACTCAGTAGCGTGAGCGTGGTGAGCAACAGCTTACGCCTGAAATGGAAGAAGTAA
- a CDS encoding NADPH-dependent FMN reductase, whose protein sequence is MEEQQRDNGQGQTSFLIFSASLRKDSLNTRLAKLAAQVVQKNGGTVDLASMDEFDCPSFNQDLEVDNYHPEGAEAFRKRILANDAFIIASPEYNGSMPGVLKNTIDWVSRFRPQPFHQHHALLMSASPSMAGGNRGLWSLRIPLEHLGTRVYPDMFSLAMAHQAFDEKGGLKEQTLAKRFEDNLVSFMSLVEASKHYPCMKKAWVEFLGEQTSKETERVE, encoded by the coding sequence ATGGAAGAGCAACAAAGAGATAACGGACAGGGACAAACAAGCTTTCTTATTTTTTCAGCATCCCTGCGAAAGGATTCACTCAATACCAGGTTGGCAAAACTGGCAGCTCAGGTTGTACAGAAAAATGGCGGCACCGTCGATTTGGCAAGTATGGACGAGTTTGATTGCCCGTCGTTCAACCAGGATCTGGAGGTGGATAACTATCACCCTGAAGGTGCCGAAGCGTTTCGCAAACGCATTCTGGCGAACGATGCTTTTATCATCGCTTCGCCCGAGTATAACGGCTCTATGCCGGGTGTCCTGAAAAACACGATCGACTGGGTTTCCCGTTTCCGTCCGCAGCCCTTTCATCAACACCACGCTTTGTTAATGTCTGCTTCGCCTTCCATGGCCGGCGGCAACCGCGGCCTGTGGTCTTTACGAATTCCGCTGGAGCACCTCGGCACACGGGTATACCCGGATATGTTTTCTTTGGCCATGGCGCATCAGGCTTTTGATGAGAAAGGCGGTCTGAAAGAGCAAACGCTGGCAAAAAGGTTTGAAGATAACCTGGTCAGTTTCATGAGCCTGGTGGAAGCCTCCAAACACTATCCTTGTATGAAAAAGGCCTGGGTAGAGTTTTTGGGAGAACAAACGTCGAAGGAAACGGAACGGGTAGAATAA
- a CDS encoding mechanosensitive ion channel family protein, which produces MVFTKPALPLTPFLKKQFYTSRLLFLLCTCWLLASIPASVQAQEQTADTAEKALEVLQPNWSPDSLGRRSPRGTVDGFLEAVADENYQRAALYLHLDTTLQEHQDGARLARGLQLLLDQGGSIIPLSFLSNEPEGRTDDNLGPTLDRVGKGSINGESFDVFVERTEAADGAPIWLFSSQTIQRIPVHTAVAAAPIANKVLPSVLEENKWGGVPVGHWLGMLVLAVLAYALAWIITWALTRTIRYVWHKSRKDPTAGIVEAFALPIRLYLATWILVVTSQKIGISIIVRQRFSELTIIVGLVALLLLLWQLVDVISRFSERQLVRRGNVSGVSVVLFLRRGAKVGLIVIGVISILATLGVDVTAGLAALGIGGIALALGAQKTVENFVGSVTLIADQPIRIGDYCKVGETSGTVEQIGMRSTRIRTNQRTVVTIPNGDFSSQRIENFAPRDRFWFNPILRLRYDTTPAQIRSLLKALRALLVAHPKVDDSTARVRMIEIGKDSLNIELYAYVQTTDNNEYLEIQESLFLDMMDAVEACGSGLALPSQSLYLARDNPASNGQALGRERQAETGND; this is translated from the coding sequence ATGGTTTTCACAAAGCCTGCGCTCCCCCTTACACCCTTCCTGAAAAAGCAATTTTATACTTCCCGGCTCCTTTTCCTGCTTTGCACCTGCTGGTTGCTGGCCAGTATACCCGCTTCGGTACAGGCCCAGGAACAAACCGCTGACACCGCCGAAAAAGCCCTGGAAGTGCTTCAACCCAACTGGTCCCCTGATTCGCTGGGCAGGCGAAGCCCACGAGGAACGGTAGATGGTTTCCTGGAGGCCGTTGCCGATGAGAACTACCAACGGGCCGCTTTATACCTGCACTTAGACACCACGCTGCAGGAACACCAGGATGGCGCCCGGCTGGCCCGGGGCCTGCAACTCCTGCTGGACCAAGGGGGAAGTATCATTCCGCTTTCTTTCCTGAGCAACGAACCGGAAGGGCGTACAGACGATAACCTGGGGCCAACCCTGGATCGCGTGGGGAAAGGGTCCATTAACGGGGAGTCATTCGATGTTTTTGTAGAGAGAACGGAGGCTGCTGACGGGGCTCCAATCTGGCTTTTTTCCTCCCAAACCATCCAGCGTATTCCGGTACATACAGCAGTAGCCGCAGCGCCCATTGCCAACAAAGTTTTGCCTTCGGTGCTGGAAGAAAACAAGTGGGGCGGCGTACCCGTAGGCCACTGGCTCGGCATGCTGGTGTTAGCCGTGCTGGCGTATGCACTTGCCTGGATCATTACCTGGGCCTTAACCCGTACGATCCGCTATGTCTGGCACAAATCCCGGAAAGACCCGACAGCAGGTATAGTAGAAGCGTTTGCGCTGCCCATACGGCTTTACCTGGCCACGTGGATCCTGGTGGTTACAAGTCAGAAGATCGGTATTTCCATCATCGTGCGGCAACGGTTCAGCGAGCTGACCATCATCGTGGGGCTAGTGGCGTTGCTGCTCCTGCTCTGGCAGCTCGTGGACGTGATCAGCCGTTTCAGTGAGCGGCAACTGGTCCGCCGGGGGAATGTATCGGGGGTATCGGTGGTGCTTTTCCTGCGCCGTGGGGCCAAGGTGGGCCTGATTGTGATCGGGGTGATCTCCATACTTGCCACCCTGGGCGTGGATGTGACAGCCGGCCTTGCGGCGCTGGGCATCGGTGGTATTGCGCTGGCGCTGGGAGCACAGAAAACGGTCGAAAACTTTGTGGGCAGCGTTACCCTGATCGCTGACCAGCCTATCCGCATCGGAGACTACTGCAAGGTGGGGGAAACAAGCGGCACAGTAGAGCAGATCGGCATGCGATCTACGCGCATCCGCACCAACCAACGCACTGTGGTTACGATCCCCAACGGCGATTTCTCTTCACAGCGCATCGAGAACTTCGCGCCGCGCGACCGCTTCTGGTTTAACCCGATCCTCCGGCTGCGCTACGATACAACACCTGCCCAGATCCGTTCGCTTCTGAAAGCCCTGCGTGCCCTCCTGGTGGCACATCCCAAAGTAGACGACAGCACGGCACGGGTGCGCATGATCGAGATCGGGAAAGATTCGTTGAACATCGAATTGTATGCCTATGTCCAGACAACGGATAACAACGAGTACCTGGAAATACAGGAATCGTTGTTTCTGGATATGATGGATGCGGTGGAAGCATGCGGTTCCGGGCTTGCCTTGCCTTCCCAGTCCCTGTACCTGGCGCGCGACAACCCTGCATCAAACGGCCAAGCCCTCGGCAGGGAAAGGCAAGCAGAAACAGGCAACGACTAA
- a CDS encoding HAD family hydrolase, with protein MNLDSIKNIIFDLGGVIINIDYNKSIQELQKLCKANCDIAFSQKEQAHLFDLFETGDSSPAEFRDDLRKVYGIEASDAEIDAAWNAMLLDIPKERIDLLLELGKKYRIFLLSNTNAIHLERFNQIVAHSFTIPSLDSLFEQAYYSHLIGKRKPDEAVFEMIVAQNGLNKQETLFIDDSIQHIISAESVGLQTLHLQPPLTINSVFKDAVA; from the coding sequence GTGAATTTAGATTCCATAAAAAATATCATCTTCGACCTGGGCGGAGTTATCATCAACATCGATTACAACAAGAGCATACAGGAGCTGCAGAAACTGTGCAAGGCCAATTGCGACATTGCCTTTAGCCAGAAAGAGCAGGCGCACCTGTTCGACCTGTTCGAAACCGGCGACAGCTCACCGGCTGAATTCCGCGACGACCTGCGCAAGGTATATGGCATAGAAGCCTCCGATGCCGAGATTGACGCTGCCTGGAACGCCATGCTGCTCGACATTCCGAAGGAGCGCATCGACCTGCTGCTGGAGCTAGGTAAAAAATACCGGATCTTCTTGCTAAGCAACACCAATGCCATCCACCTGGAGCGCTTTAACCAAATAGTGGCGCACAGCTTCACCATCCCAAGCCTCGATTCGCTTTTCGAACAGGCCTACTACTCGCACCTGATCGGCAAGCGCAAGCCCGATGAGGCAGTGTTTGAAATGATCGTAGCGCAAAACGGGCTAAATAAGCAGGAAACGCTTTTTATTGACGACAGCATCCAGCACATCATCAGTGCCGAAAGCGTAGGGTTGCAAACCCTGCACCTGCAGCCGCCCCTCACCATCAACTCGGTTTTTAAGGATGCGGTTGCATAA
- a CDS encoding site-2 protease family protein, with translation MRLHKHWRTYGLHLLLFCLTLLTTTIAGAEWRYGKLFLLDEQGINWGGAMSESELLTGLYFSLPFLGVLTVHEFGHYFTAKYYRTLVTLPYYIPLWFGITSSIGTMGAFIRIKSRIISRQQFFDIGIAGPLAGFVVAIPLLFYAFTHLPPPEFVFSVHPEYKQFGLDYAQHVYTSGPGNFALGNNLLFMFFERFVANPALVPNHYEIIHYPLVFAGFLALFFTALNLLPIGQLDGGHVLYGLLGYERFNRLSPIFYACFILYAGLGVISPASKPVWSDELLVFLGPFAYWTYWKLLQSKRYGMGAALAMLVLQYSMATIFPELEAYIWLWPFYVLYLVFVLQPATPQLKYSLYLAGVILAAQVLIAFVFPAADGYPGWLVFGLLLSRVMGLFHPSCPDERPITPARRMLGILAFVIFILCFSPSPFIIE, from the coding sequence ATGCGGTTGCATAAGCACTGGCGCACTTACGGCCTGCACCTGCTGCTGTTCTGCCTTACGCTGCTCACCACCACCATTGCCGGGGCAGAATGGCGCTATGGCAAGCTCTTCCTGCTGGATGAGCAGGGTATAAACTGGGGCGGGGCCATGTCCGAATCAGAGTTGCTGACGGGCTTATACTTCTCGTTGCCTTTCCTGGGCGTGCTCACCGTGCATGAGTTCGGGCATTACTTCACCGCCAAATATTACCGTACCCTGGTTACTTTGCCATACTACATTCCGCTGTGGTTTGGCATCACGTCTTCTATCGGCACCATGGGCGCTTTTATCCGCATCAAAAGCCGGATCATCTCGCGGCAGCAGTTCTTCGACATTGGCATTGCCGGGCCGCTGGCCGGCTTTGTGGTCGCTATCCCGCTGCTGTTCTATGCCTTCACGCACTTGCCCCCGCCGGAGTTCGTTTTTTCGGTGCACCCGGAGTACAAGCAGTTCGGGCTCGATTACGCGCAGCATGTATACACCAGCGGCCCGGGCAACTTTGCCTTGGGCAACAACCTGCTGTTCATGTTTTTTGAGCGCTTTGTAGCCAACCCGGCGCTGGTGCCCAACCATTACGAGATCATCCATTACCCGCTGGTATTTGCCGGTTTCCTGGCCCTGTTTTTTACAGCACTCAACCTGCTTCCCATCGGGCAGCTGGACGGCGGCCATGTGCTCTACGGCTTACTGGGCTATGAGAGATTCAACCGCCTCTCGCCTATTTTTTACGCCTGTTTTATACTTTATGCCGGCCTCGGCGTGATCTCGCCGGCCAGTAAGCCGGTCTGGTCAGATGAGCTTTTGGTGTTCCTGGGCCCCTTTGCTTACTGGACTTACTGGAAGCTGCTGCAAAGCAAGCGCTATGGCATGGGCGCGGCCCTGGCCATGTTGGTGCTGCAGTATAGTATGGCCACTATTTTCCCGGAATTAGAGGCCTATATCTGGCTGTGGCCGTTTTATGTGTTATACCTGGTCTTTGTGCTGCAGCCTGCCACGCCCCAGCTCAAGTATAGCCTGTACCTGGCAGGGGTTATTTTAGCGGCGCAGGTCCTGATCGCTTTTGTTTTTCCGGCGGCAGATGGCTACCCAGGCTGGCTGGTGTTTGGCTTATTGCTTTCCAGGGTGATGGGGCTTTTCCATCCCTCCTGCCCCGATGAGCGACCTATTACGCCGGCAAGGCGCATGCTGGGCATCCTGGCTTTTGTGATCTTTATACTTTGTTTTAGTCCCTCCCCTTTTATCATAGAATAG
- a CDS encoding rhodanese-like domain-containing protein produces MIASADITVEELKERLSKGETPVIIDVREDWEYQESNIAGAQNIPLGTLPQRLDDLEDYKNQEVIVQCRSGNRSASAKAFLQQQGFSNVRNLLGGIMAYNS; encoded by the coding sequence ATGATTGCATCAGCAGATATTACAGTAGAAGAATTAAAGGAACGCCTTAGCAAGGGGGAAACGCCCGTTATCATCGATGTGCGCGAAGACTGGGAATACCAGGAGTCGAACATTGCCGGTGCGCAGAACATACCGCTGGGTACGCTGCCGCAGCGCCTCGATGATTTGGAGGACTACAAGAACCAGGAAGTTATTGTGCAGTGCCGTTCGGGCAACCGCTCTGCCAGCGCGAAAGCGTTTTTGCAGCAGCAGGGCTTTAGCAATGTGCGCAACCTGTTAGGCGGCATTATGGCGTATAATAGCTAA